A region of Ictidomys tridecemlineatus isolate mIctTri1 chromosome 4, mIctTri1.hap1, whole genome shotgun sequence DNA encodes the following proteins:
- the LOC101967651 gene encoding olfactory receptor 51G2: MAITKNSNVSSFFFILMDLPGLEKAHYWTAIPVCSIYVLSVLGNITIMHIVKSVPRLHTPMYLFLSMLSMADLGLSASTLPSMVAVFLLGRRRIGATPCFMQLFCIHTFSVIESAILLAMAFDRCVAIREPLRYATILTTKRIWAIGLAVVTRSVTLHLPLPLLLDRLTFQPVSALSHSYCVHPDVLRLSCSSTLVNSGFGLFVMLSTLGMDAVLILLSYVLILKTVLGIASKAERFKAFNTCISHICSVLLFYTPLVSLSMIHRFGKKKLPVQVYMLLSYLHFLMPPVLNPIVYSVKTKEIRVYILKMLHPRKL; encoded by the coding sequence ATGGCGATTACTAAAAATAGCAATGTCAGCAGCTTTTTCTTCATATTGATGGATCTCCCCGGACTGGAGAAGGCTCACTACTGGACAGCTATTCCTGTATGCTCCATCTATGTTCTTTCAGTGCTGGGTAACATCACCATAATGCACATTGTCAAGTCTGTGCCCCGCCTCCATACACCCATGTACCTCTTCCTCTCCATGCTGTCAATGGCTGACCTGGGCCTCTCAGCTTCAACACTGCCCTCGATGGTAGCTGTCTTTCTCCTGGGTCGCAGGAGGATAGGAGCTACACCCTGTTTTATGCAGCTCTTTTGCATTCACACTTTCTCAGTCATTGAGTCAGCTATTCTGCTGGCCATGGCTTTTGATCGCTGCGTGGCTATCCGAGAACCTTTACGCTATGCCACCATTCTCACAACCAAGCGCATCTGGGCCATTGGGCTGGCTGTTGTGACCCGCAGTGTGACCCTCCATCTGCCCTTGCCTTTGCTCCTGGACAGACTGACGTTCCAGCCTGTGAGTGCTTTGTCTCACTCTTACTGTGTTCATCCAGATGTCCTAAGGTTGTCCTGTTCCAGCACCCTTGTCAACAGTGGCTTTGGGCTCTTTGTCATGCTCTCCACTCTGGGGATGGATGCTGTGCTCATTCTTCTGTCCTATGTACTGATCTTGAAGACAGTATTAGGCATTGCCTCCAAGGCTGAGCGGTTCAAAGCTTTTAACACCTGCATTTCCCACATCTGTTCTGTACTTCTATTTTATACCCCATTGGTTAGCCTGTCCATGATCCATCGctttggaaaaaagaaactaCCAGTTCAGGTGTATATGCTTCTGTCTTATCTTCACTTTCTTATGCCTCCAGTACTCAACCCAATTGTCTACAGTGTCAAAACCAAAGAGATCCGGGTCTACATTCTAAAGATGCTCCACCCCAGAAAGCTCTGA